A single Glycine soja cultivar W05 chromosome 14, ASM419377v2, whole genome shotgun sequence DNA region contains:
- the LOC114382955 gene encoding Bowman-Birk type proteinase inhibitor C-II-like, which translates to MGLKNNMVVLKVCFLVLFLVGVTNAHMELNLFKSDHSSSDDESSKPCCDLCMCTASMPPQCHCADIRLNSCHSACDRCACTRSMPGQCRCLDTTDFCYKPCKSSDEDDD; encoded by the coding sequence ATGGGTTTGAAGAACAACATGGTGGTGTTAAAGGTGTGTTTCTTGGTTCTTTTCCTTGTGGGGGTTACTAATGCACACATGGAACTGAACCTCTTCAAAAGTGATCACTCATCAAGTGATGATGAGTCTTCAAAACCATGCTGTGATCTCTGCATGTGCACAGCCTCAATGCCACCTCAATGCCATTGTGCAGATATTAGGTTGAATTCATGTCACTCAGCTTGTGATCGCTGTGCGTGCACACGCTCGATGCCAGGCCAGTGTCGTTGCCTTGACACCACCGACTTCTGCTACAAACCTTGCAAGTCcagtgatgaagatgatgactaG
- the LOC114384002 gene encoding Bowman-Birk type proteinase inhibitor-like produces the protein MGLKNNMVVLKVCLVLLFLVGGTTSASLRLSELGLLMKSDHHQHSNDDDSSKPCCDQCACTKSNPPQCRCSDMRLNSCHSACKSCICALSYPAQCFCVDITDFCYEPCKPSEDDKENY, from the coding sequence atgggTTTGAAGAACAACATGGTGGTGCTAAAGGTGTGTTTGGTGCTACTTTTCCTTGTGGGGGGTACTACTAGTGCCAGCTTGAGGCTGAGTGAGCTTGGCCTGCTCATGAAAAGTGATCATCATCAACACTCAAATGATGATGACTCTTCAAAACCATGCTGTGATCAATGCGCATGCACAAAGTCAAACCCTCCTCAATGCCGCTGTTCAGATATGAGGCTGAATTCGTGCCATTCAGCTTGCAAATCTTGTATTTGCGCATTATCGTATCCTGCACAGTGTTTTTGTGTTGACATAACGGATTTCTGCTATGAACCTTGCAAGCCCAGTGAGGATGACAAGGAAAACTACTAA
- the LOC114384003 gene encoding uncharacterized protein LOC114384003: protein MSSLSLCGILEPRKLVEANYDDWYHNLRIVLMHEKLIDTIDKPPMEAPDLSDAKATKVFQKYLDECLTAKCIILASMSSELQRQHQDMDPYEIVEHLKKMYGGQSRMTRFQLSKALFRSSLAVNENVGPHVGHKQIKFC from the coding sequence ATGTCTTCTTTATCGCTTTGTGGTATTCTTGAACCTAGAAAACTAGTTGAAGCCAATTATGATGATTGGTACCACAACTTGAGAATTGTTCTCATGCATGAGAAGCTTATTGACACTATTGATAAGCCTCCCATGGAAGCACCTGATCTGAGTGATGCTAAAGCAACCAAGGTTTTTCAAAAGTACCTAGATGAATGCCTTACTGCTAAGTGCATTATCTTGGCATCAATGAGTTCAGAACTCCAGAGGCAACATCAAGACATGGACCCATATGAGATTGTCGAACATCTTAAGAAGATGTACGGTGGTCAAAGCAGGATGACTAGATTTCAGTTATCTAAGGCTCTATTTAGATCCTCACTTGCTGTAAATGAAAATGTTGGACCCCATGTTGgacacaaacaaataaaattttgttag